In Microcoleus sp. AS-A8, one DNA window encodes the following:
- a CDS encoding endonuclease MutS2, translating to MIQSETLQLLEWSRLCQHLATFAATKLGAIAAFHLQPPATPSESLCLLAQTKEVYQLEARLTSGLSFEGIQDIGESLERAELQGLLSGEELLAIATTLAGVRRLRRMIDDQEDVPILSELVAEVRTYPELEQEIHHSIDERGDVADRASPKLAGIRLKLKSLRDRIYQVLQGILQRQGGAVQQQVITQRGDRFVIPVKAPQKDAIPGIVHDTSSTGATVYIEPNAIVGLSNQLRIHRRQEQTEEEAILRALTQQVAAVKPDLEKLLAVATALDLATAKARYSLWLQANPPRFIDRQAGEIITLRELRHPLLVWQQQHEQGTPVVPINVQIQPSIRVVAITGPNTGGKTVTLKTLGLAALMAKVGLFVPAREPVELPWFEQVLADIGDEQSIEQSLSTFSGHIRRISRILEGISGDAEALKVDTLLAQRQNSSEDIAQVESWQDDAQTSNLLQPSTPENPSTPLPSPSLVLLDEVGAGTDPAEGSALAIALLQHLADAAQLTVATTHYGELKALKYQDERFENASVEFDDSTLQPTYRLLWGIPGRSNALSVARRLGLNANVVDQAQTLIGGASEDINQVIAGLEAQRRRQETKAKEATQLLQQAERLHQEVSDRARLLNERERTLKLSQERAVQEALIQAKEEIAQVIRTLQQGPKSAQNAQKATDALQEIAQRRLPAKPPAKEKPSFRPKVGDRIRIPRLNQTAEVLSAPDEDGELTVRFGLMKMTVLLSDVESLDGQKAEMPVKQKPAPAPAPAVASPPSPVVRTAKNTIDIRGKHVADAEFDLEQAISAATQLGTLWIIHGKGTGKLRQGVHAFLERHPLVERFELAEQAEGGTGVTLAYLK from the coding sequence TTGATTCAATCTGAAACCTTACAACTACTAGAATGGTCACGCTTGTGCCAGCATCTGGCTACATTTGCGGCGACAAAGCTGGGAGCGATCGCAGCTTTTCATCTCCAACCACCAGCTACACCGTCTGAGAGCCTGTGCTTACTGGCTCAGACGAAGGAAGTTTACCAATTAGAGGCACGGTTAACCAGTGGGTTGTCCTTTGAGGGAATCCAGGATATTGGCGAGTCGTTGGAGAGAGCAGAACTTCAAGGACTTTTGTCAGGAGAGGAACTGTTAGCGATCGCCACTACACTGGCTGGCGTGCGTCGCTTGCGTCGTATGATTGACGACCAAGAAGACGTGCCCATCCTTAGTGAGTTGGTGGCAGAGGTGCGAACTTATCCAGAACTGGAGCAAGAAATCCACCACAGCATCGATGAACGAGGCGATGTAGCGGATCGAGCCAGCCCCAAGTTGGCGGGAATACGGCTCAAGCTTAAATCCTTGCGCGACCGAATTTATCAAGTTCTTCAGGGGATTTTGCAGCGTCAAGGTGGTGCCGTTCAGCAACAGGTAATTACCCAAAGAGGCGATCGCTTTGTTATCCCGGTCAAAGCACCCCAGAAAGATGCGATTCCCGGTATTGTGCACGATACCTCCAGCACGGGTGCTACGGTTTATATTGAACCCAATGCGATTGTCGGACTCTCGAATCAGCTTAGAATCCATCGGCGTCAAGAGCAAACCGAAGAAGAAGCGATCCTGCGTGCTCTGACACAGCAGGTGGCAGCCGTTAAGCCCGACTTAGAAAAGTTGTTAGCCGTGGCAACAGCGCTGGATCTGGCAACGGCAAAAGCACGGTATAGCTTGTGGTTACAAGCCAATCCACCCCGATTTATTGACCGTCAGGCTGGAGAAATTATTACGCTGCGCGAACTCCGACATCCGTTGTTAGTCTGGCAGCAGCAGCACGAACAGGGTACACCCGTTGTCCCGATTAACGTGCAGATTCAGCCATCCATTCGAGTAGTGGCGATTACTGGCCCCAATACGGGGGGTAAAACAGTCACTTTGAAAACCCTGGGCTTGGCAGCACTGATGGCCAAGGTCGGTCTATTCGTCCCAGCCAGAGAACCGGTGGAACTGCCTTGGTTTGAGCAGGTATTAGCCGATATTGGGGATGAACAGTCTATCGAGCAGAGTTTATCAACTTTTTCGGGTCACATTCGCCGAATCAGTCGCATTCTTGAGGGAATCAGCGGGGACGCGGAAGCGTTGAAGGTTGACACATTGTTAGCGCAGCGCCAAAACTCATCCGAGGACATAGCCCAGGTTGAAAGTTGGCAAGACGATGCACAAACTTCTAACCTTCTTCAACCTTCAACCCCCGAAAACCCTTCAACCCCACTCCCTAGTCCCTCTTTAGTATTGTTGGATGAAGTCGGTGCGGGAACTGATCCGGCGGAGGGGAGTGCTTTGGCAATCGCTCTGTTGCAACACTTAGCAGATGCAGCGCAGTTAACCGTTGCCACGACTCACTATGGCGAACTCAAGGCGCTGAAATATCAAGATGAGCGATTTGAGAATGCTTCGGTTGAGTTTGATGATAGTACTCTCCAACCCACTTATAGGTTACTTTGGGGTATTCCAGGGCGTTCTAACGCGCTGTCGGTGGCACGACGTTTGGGGTTAAATGCCAACGTGGTTGATCAGGCTCAAACGCTAATCGGCGGTGCATCTGAAGATATCAACCAAGTGATTGCGGGTTTAGAAGCCCAACGGCGTCGTCAGGAAACGAAGGCAAAAGAGGCAACCCAGTTACTCCAACAGGCAGAACGCCTGCATCAAGAGGTATCAGATCGGGCAAGGCTGTTAAATGAGCGGGAACGGACGTTGAAGCTGTCTCAGGAACGCGCTGTACAGGAAGCGCTGATCCAAGCCAAGGAAGAAATCGCCCAAGTGATTCGGACGTTGCAGCAAGGGCCGAAAAGCGCTCAAAATGCCCAAAAAGCAACCGACGCTCTCCAAGAAATTGCCCAACGCCGTCTCCCGGCAAAGCCGCCTGCTAAAGAGAAACCTAGCTTTAGACCCAAAGTAGGCGATCGCATCCGTATTCCTCGCTTAAATCAGACGGCTGAGGTACTGAGTGCCCCGGATGAGGATGGTGAACTCACGGTGCGCTTTGGCTTGATGAAAATGACCGTGCTGCTTTCGGATGTAGAATCTCTTGATGGGCAAAAAGCCGAGATGCCCGTCAAACAGAAACCAGCCCCAGCACCGGCCCCTGCTGTAGCGTCGCCACCGTCTCCAGTTGTCCGAACAG
- a CDS encoding glycosyltransferase family 4 protein gives MDHKKIKVLMVVEQCNPTFPSVPFVAYNLFKEIDRIVDVTLVTHERNRDAFETKTDHKKVIYIPQGEFNTKYYNFVEGFATKGRINWPLYHTLTYPIYGEFDNKVYQQFKQSILNGDYDIVHALTPMMPRYPHKVVKACTKTPFLLGPVNGGLPFPSGFKETAKQESANLNFLRTLGRSLIPGYVETYKKADKILVGSAYTLQMLKEMFAIPNDKTELFYENGISKDFLSRAKNASDGSKVKLLFVGRLVPYKCADVVIEAISHLDKEIQDKISLSIVGDGSERANLEKQVQELNLGQTVSFVGWINQQQTLEYYSQSDIFCFPSIREFGGAVVLEAMACGLPCIVANNGGIAEYVTEETGFKIDPISREYLVQEVTDKIKLLVKDEPLRKTMSIKAVERVQDFEWERKAQKIVGIYQELIEAKHSF, from the coding sequence ATGGATCACAAAAAAATAAAAGTTTTAATGGTTGTAGAGCAATGCAACCCTACTTTTCCTTCTGTCCCCTTTGTCGCTTATAACTTATTTAAAGAAATCGATCGCATTGTTGATGTAACCCTTGTTACTCATGAAAGGAATAGGGATGCCTTTGAAACAAAAACAGATCACAAAAAAGTTATTTATATTCCCCAAGGTGAGTTTAATACCAAGTACTATAATTTCGTAGAGGGGTTTGCGACGAAAGGACGAATTAACTGGCCTTTATATCATACTTTGACCTATCCCATTTACGGAGAATTTGATAATAAGGTATACCAGCAATTTAAACAGTCAATATTGAACGGAGATTATGATATCGTTCATGCCTTAACTCCGATGATGCCGAGATACCCTCATAAAGTCGTTAAGGCGTGTACAAAAACTCCTTTTCTGCTTGGGCCTGTGAATGGAGGGCTTCCTTTCCCAAGTGGATTTAAAGAAACAGCCAAGCAGGAATCAGCGAACTTAAATTTTTTGAGAACCTTGGGACGCTCATTAATACCAGGGTATGTAGAGACTTACAAAAAAGCTGATAAAATTTTAGTGGGTTCAGCCTATACATTGCAAATGTTGAAAGAGATGTTTGCAATTCCGAATGATAAAACTGAACTCTTCTATGAGAACGGCATCTCCAAAGATTTTTTAAGTCGGGCTAAGAATGCAAGTGATGGCAGCAAAGTTAAGTTGCTTTTTGTGGGAAGATTAGTTCCTTATAAATGTGCGGATGTTGTTATTGAAGCAATTAGTCACTTAGACAAAGAAATTCAAGACAAAATTTCTCTTTCAATCGTCGGTGACGGCTCGGAAAGAGCTAATCTCGAAAAACAAGTCCAGGAGTTGAATTTAGGCCAGACAGTTAGTTTTGTCGGCTGGATTAATCAACAACAAACCCTCGAATATTACAGCCAATCCGATATCTTTTGCTTCCCTTCAATTCGAGAATTTGGGGGGGCTGTGGTGTTGGAAGCAATGGCTTGTGGGCTTCCCTGCATAGTGGCTAACAATGGCGGAATTGCGGAATATGTCACCGAAGAAACGGGTTTTAAGATAGACCCTATTTCGAGGGAATACCTAGTACAAGAAGTTACGGATAAAATTAAGTTGCTGGTCAAAGATGAGCCGCTTCGGAAAACCATGTCAATCAAAGCTGTTGAAAGGGTTCAAGACTTCGAATGGGAACGAAAGGCTCAAAAGATTGTCGGCATTTATCAAGAATTAATTGAGGCCAAACATAGTTTTTAA